The Streptomyces uncialis genomic interval CATTCCGAACCCGGAAGCTAAGCCTTACAGCGCCGATGGTACTGCAGGGGGGACCCTGTGGGAGAGTAGGACACCGCCGAACTAACTTTATATGAAGGCCGTGGTCTTCAAGAGAACTTGTTTCTCTTGAAGACCACGGCCTTCTTTGCGTTCCCGGATAATTCTTCGCTTTCGGACTTGTTCCACTCCGCCTTCCGATGCCGGCCAGGGCGGCGTCGACCCCTCCGTGTCGGAACGCAGCCTCAGGACTGTATGGTCAGGAGGTTATCGTTGACTCGTTCTCACAGGAGGCCCCCGGGTGGAGGTCCAGGAGACGCGTGTCCAGACGGACCGGGTCCTCACCATCCCCAACATCCTCAGCATGGCGCGCCTTCTCGGTGTACCGCTCTTCCTGTGGTTGATCCTGCGGCCGGAGTTCGGGGGGCCCAAGAGCGACGGCTGGGCGCTGCTCGTCCTGATGCTCAGCGGCATCAGCGACTATCTCGACGGAAAACTCGCCCGCCGCTGGAACCAGGTCAGCAAGCTCGGCAGACTGCTGGACCCCGCGGCCGACCGGCTCTACATTCTGTCTACACTGGTCGGCCTGACCTGGCGTGAGATCCTGCCGCTCTGGTTGACAGCCGTACTGCTCGCTCGTGAACTCGTGCTGCTCGTGATGGTCGGCATCCTCAGACGCCACGGGTATCCGCCGCCCCAGGTCAACTTCCTGGGCAAGGCGGCCACCTTCAACCTGATGTGTGCGTTCCCCCTGCTGCTGCTGGGTGACGGAAACGGCTGGATCGCGTCACTCGCCGCAGTTTTCGGATGGGCGTTCGCAGGATGGGGTACAACCCTGTATTGGTGGGCAGGAGTCCTGTACATGGTGCAGGTCCGTCGGCTTGTCCGGGCGGACACCATGGCCGGCTGAGCCCTCCGAATGGTGCGACGGTGTTGGCCTGATGGCCCGCAGTGGATTTGTGCGGGACAATTGGACGGGTGCAGTCGGCTTACCGTCGTCTCTCAAGGAGGACGCTTCCGACATGAAGGCCGTCGTGATGGCCGGTGGCGAAGGCACGCGCCTTCGCCCGATGACCTCAAGCATGCCCAAGCCGCTCCTGCCGGTGGTCAACCGGCCGATCATGGAGCATGTGCTGCGGCTGCTGAAAAGGCATGGGCTCACCGAGACTGTCGTCACTGTCCAGTTCCTCGCCTCACTCGTCAAGAACTACTTCGGCGACGGCGAAGAACTCGGCATGGACTTGACCTATGCCAACGAGGAGAAGCCACTCGGTACCGCCGGCAGTGTGAAGAACGCGGAAGAAGCGCTCAAAGACGACGCGTTTCTGGTCATCTCCGGTGACGCCCTCACCGATTTCGACCTGACCGAACTGATCAACTTCCACAAGGAGAAGGGTGCCCTCGTCACGGTCTGTCTGACGCGTGTGCCCAATCCGCTGGAGTTCGGCATCACCATCGTCGACGAGGAAGGCAAGGTCGAGCGGTTCCTGGAGAAGCCGACCTGGGGCCAGGTCTTCTCCGACACCGTGAACACCGGCATCTATGTGATGGAGCCGGAGGTCTTCGACTATGTCGAGGCCGACACCTCCGTCGACTGGTCGGGTGATGTCTTCCCGCAGCTGATGAAGGAAGGCAAGCCCATCTACGGCTTCATCGCCGAGGGCTACTGGGAGGACGTCGGCACCCACGAAAGCTATGTGAAGGCCCAGGCCGACGTACTGGAACGCAAGGTCGACGTCGAACTCGACGGATTCGAGATCTCGCCCGGGGTCTGGGTCGCGGAGGGTGCGGAGGTGCACCCCGACGCCGTGCTGCGGGGGCCGCTGTACATCGGTGACTACGCCAAGGTCGAAGCGGACGTCGAGATCCGCGAGCACACCGTCGTGGGTTCGAACGTGGTCGTGAAGACCGGTGCGTTCCTGCACAAGGCCGTGCTCCACGACAACGTCTACATCGGGCAGCACAGCAATCTGCGTGGCTGTGTCATCGGCAAGAACACCGACATCATGCGGGCCGCGCGGATCGAGGACGGCGCCGTCATCGGTGACGAGTGCCTCGTCGGTGAAGAATCGATTGTCCAGGGCAATGTGCGGGTGTACCCGTTCAAGACGATCGAGGCGGGCGCGTTCGTCAACACCTCGGTCATCTGGGAGTCCCGGGGGCAGGCGCATCTCTTCGGCGCGCGCGGAGTGAGCGGCATCCTGAATGTCGAGATCACTCCGGAGCTGGCCGTACGGCTCGCGGGTGCCTATGCCACGACCCTGAAGAAGGGCTCGACGGTCACCACGGCCCGGGACCACTCCCGAGGTGCCCGTGCGCTCAAACGGGCGGTCATCTCCGCGTTGCAGGCTAGCGCCATCGACGTCCGGGACCTGGAGAACGTCCCGCTGCCCGTGGCACGTCAGCAGACCGCGCGGGGAAGCGCCGGCGGCATCATGATCCGTACGTCACCCGGGGTGCCGGACTCCGTGGACATCATGTTCTTCGACGGCCGCGGGGCGGATCTCTCCCAGGCGAGCCAGCGCAAACTCGACCGGGTGTACGCGCGCCAGGAATATCGTCGCGCGTTCCCCGGTGAGATCGGCGATCTGCACTTCCCTGCCAGCGTCTTCGACTCCTACACGGGCTCGCTCCTGCGGAACGTCGACACCAGCGGGATCGCCGAGGCCGGACTGAAGGTCGTGGTCGACGCGTCGAACGGCAGCGCGGGACTGGTCCTGCCGAGCCTCCTCGGGAAACTGGGCGTGGACTCGCTCGTGATCAACCCCGGCCTGGACGAGGCGCGGCCCACCGAGACGGCGGACGCCAGGCGATCGGGTCTGGTGCGGCTCGGGGAGATCGTGGCATCGGCGCGCGCGGCGTTCGGGGTGCGTTTCGACCCGGTCGGCGAGCGGGTGTCGCTGGTGGACGAGAAGGGCCGGATCGTCGAGGACGACCGGGCGCTGCTGGTGATGCTCGACCTGGTGGCGGCGGAGCGCCGCAGCGGCCGGGTGGCGTTGCCGGTGACGACGACCCGGATCGCGGAGCAGGTCGCGGCCTATCACGGCACGCAGGTCGACTGGACGACGACGTCCCCCGACGATCTGACCCGGGTGGGCCGTGAGGAGTCCACGATCTTCGGTGGTGACGGCCGCGGTGGCTTCATCGTGCCGGAGTTCAGCAGCGTCTTCGACGGCGCTGCGGCCTTCGTCCGACTGATCGGTCTGGTCGCGCGCACCCAGCTCACGCTGAGTCAGATCGACGCGCGGATCCCGCGGGCCCATGTGCTCAAGCGCGATGTGGCGACCCCGTGGGCCGTGAAGGGCCTCGTCATGCGCCGGGTGGTCGAGGAGGCCGGGGACCGGTCGGTGGACACGACCGACGGTGTCCGGGTGGTCGAGACGGACGGCCGCTGGGTGCTGGTCCTGCCGGACCGGGCCGAGGCGGTCACCCATCTGTGGGCCGAGGGACCGGACGACGCCTCCGCGCAGGCACTGCTCGACGAGTGGTCGGCGGTGGTGGAGAGCGCCGGCGAGTGAGCGCGGGGATCACCCGCGCGAGTAGCCCGTAACGCATCAAACGTACGTCTTTCGTGTGCCGGACAGTGCCCCTCCTGGGCGCTGTCCGGCGGTGTCCCAGGGCCATTCGGAGGAATGGGCGCCGACGTGCGACGATGTGCGGCATGCCGCAGCCGCCCCCCGTTCGGAGCAGTTCTTCGCGTCCCCGGCGCCCGGACGCGTCCATGTCGCTGCTCACCAATGTCATGGACCACAGCCTGGACGACGGCTACGCGGAGGCGGCGGCGAGGAAGCGGGCGCAGGGCGGCGGCGGAGGGCTGCCGAAGACGCTGCGGGCCCGGCTCGGGCTCGGGGCGGGACTCGTGCTCGCGGCGCTCGTCGTCACGGTGGGGGCCGCGCAGGCCCGGGTCACGGCGCCGGTGATCGCCAAGGAGCGCGAGGAACTGATCGACCGGATCGAGGACGAGACCGCCGCCGCGGACAAGCTGGAGAAGAACGTCGACACCCTCCGTGACGACGTCGACGACCGCAGGCGCGAGGCGCTCCGGCACGAGGAAGGCGCCGACGACCTCATCGGTGTGCTCGCGGGCTCCGCGGCCGTGCACGGACCCGGCGTCAAACTGTCGGTGGACGACGCCAAGGAGGCGGACGGCAACGGCGACGGTCCCCGCGGGACGTCCGGTTTCTCCGACACGGGCCGGGTCAAGGACCGCGACCTGCAACGCGTCGTCAACGGACTGTGGCAGTCCGGGGCGGAGGCCGTCTCGATCAACGGGCAGCGGCTCACGGCCCTGTCCGCGATCCGGGCGGCGGGCGACGCCATACTCGTCGACAACCGGCCCCTGGTGCCGCCTTACACCATCCTCGCCGTGGGCGACGGAGAACGGCTGAGCACCCGGTTCCAGAACAGCCCCGACGGTCTCTACCTGAACGCTCTCCAGGAGAACTTCGGGGTGCGGACCGGGATCTCCACGCACAAGGAGCTTCGGCTGCCCGCGGCGCCGAGCGTGATCGTCCGTACAGCACAGCCGAGAACAGAGAAGGGCACACAGTGATCGCCGTACTGGGCCTCGTCCTGGGAGTCGTTGCCGGACTGCTGGTCCGGCCCGAAGTCCCGGCGGTGGTCGAGCCGTATCTTCCGATCGCCGTGGTCGCGGCGCTGGACGCCGTGTTCGGGGGCCTGCGGGCGATGCTCGACGGTATCTTCGACGACAAGGTGTTCGTGGTCTCGTTCCTGTCGAACGTGGTCGTGGCGGCTCTGATCGTGTTCCTGGGGGACGAGTTGGGTGTGGGTGCCCAGCTGTCCACCGGTGTGGTCGTGGTGCTCGGCATCCGTATCTTCTCCAACGCCGCCGCGATCCGGCGGCATGTGTTCCGGGCGTGAGGCCGATGAACAGCGAAGAGAACCCCGACCACCGGCTGAGCAGGGAACTGCCCGCCGAGGTGCCCGCGCCGCCCGCCGGGAGCGATCCGGCGGCCTCCGGCGCCCCCGGCGCCGGGGAAAAGGGCCTGACGGGCCGACAGCGCCTCGCGAAGGGCCTCTGGCCGCCGCGCTTCAGCCGGGCCCAGCTCATCGTGGCCCTGCTGCTCGCGGGGCTCGGGTTCGGACTCGCGGTCCAGGTCGCGTCCACCAGCGACAGCAATGTGCTGCGTGGCGCCAGACAGGAGGATCTCGTGCGCATCCTCGATGAACTGGATGACCGAACTCAACGTCTAGATGATGAGAAGCGTCGCCTGGAAGGCCAGCGGACCGAGCTGGAGACCAGCTCGGACCAGGCCGAGGAGGCGCGTAAGCAGACGGTCGAGAGGGAGAAGCAACTGGGCGTCCTCGCGGGCACGGTGGGGGCCGAGGGCCCGGGTATCACCATGGCTGTCACCGACGCACGCGGGGCCGTGGAGGCGCGTATGCTCCTCGACGCCGTCCAGGAACTGCGCGCGGCGGGAGCCGAGGCCATCCAGGTCAACGGGGTGCGCGTGGTGGCCGGCACCTATCTCTCGGACGGCGGCGGCGAAGGGGTGAGCGTGGACGGCACCGACATCCGCCCGCCGTACCGGTTCAAGGTGATCGGGCGCCCGCAGGATCTGGAGCCGGCGCTCAACATTCCCGGGGGTGTGGTGCAGACTCTGGAGAAGGAGCAGGCCGGCGTGACGGTGACACGCGCGGAGAAGATCATCGTTGACGCCTTGCGACCGGCGAAGCGGCCTGACTACGCTCGGTCGTCCTCGGAGTGAACCGGTGAGCGTGAAGGTCACTCCCCGAGGGCATGTGGTTGCGGGGGGTCGGCGCACCGGAAGGACGGTGCGTGGTGGAAACTGTCCGGTGGGTACGGACGTTGTGAAGATGTCCGGGTCGGCAGGTGTGTGCAATCAGGGTTCGTCCTGCCCCACGGGCGGGTCTGTTTCGGTCAAGGGGAATCGCCCGTGAAGTTGTTTGCGAAGTTGTTCGGCAAGAGCGCACGCCAGGACCGTGGCAATGCCACGGCCCGGCATCGTGCGCCGCGCTCCGGTGACGAGGGGCAGTCGGGCGAGCGCCCGCTGTTCCGTGATCAGGTCGGTGCGCCAGGTGGTGACATCCCGGGTGGACCGGGCGCGTCGTCCGGCGACCCGGCCTCGGCCGGCCGCATAGGTTTCGGGGATTCTTCGGCCCCGGGTGCGGGTGGCGGGTTCGCTCCGGACCCGTACGGGTCCCCTGGCGGGCAGCGGCAGGAGGGTCAGTCCATGCCCCTGGTGTGTACGAGGTGCGGCAACCGGAACGCGGAGGCGAGCCGTTTCTGCTCCAACTGCGGCGCGCCGCTGCGCGGGGGCGCCGAGCGTCCCTCGGAGACGACCTCGACCATCTCGATCTCGGGTCTGGAGGCGTACGACGCGGAGGTCACGGGCCAGACCCCGTCGCCTTCCCTGTCGCCCGAGGCCCAGGCCGCGGTGGACGCGCTGCCGCTCGGTTCGGCGCTCCTGGTGGTGCGGCGGGGGCCGAACTCCGGCAGCCGCTTCCTGCTGGACGGTGAGCTGACGACCGCGGGGCGTCACCCGCAGAGCGACATCTTCCTGGACGATGTGACGGTGTCGCGCCGCCATGTGGAGTTCCGTCGCGGGACGGACGGTCTGTTCACGGTCTCCGACGTCGGCAGCCTCAACGGCACCTACGTCAACCGTGAGCGGATCGACGAGGTCCGGCTCTCCAACGGTGACGAGGTCCAGATCGGCAAGTACCGGCTGGTCTTCTACGCGAGCCAGCGGGGTATCTGACCCCCGGGGAAGGCCCCATGCTTCACACACCGAGCGGCGGTGCCGGGCACGGCGCCGCCGCCGCGGACGGTCGTCTGATGAGTATCGGCACCGTGCTGAACACCCTGCGGGACGAGTTCCCCGAGGTCACCATCTCCAAGATCCGTTTCCTGGAGGCCGAGGGGCTCGTCGAGCCGCAGCGCACCGCCTCGGGGTACCGGAAGTTCGGTCCGCGGGACGTCGAGCGGCTCGCACAGGTCCTGCGGATGCAGCGGGACCACTATCTGCCGCTCAGGGTGATCCGTGAGCATCTGGACGCCGTGGAGCGCGGTGAGGCCCTGCCGCTGCCGTCGCCCGGCCCCGCGGCGGGTGAGCCGGCCGACGAGAGCCGTTCCCCGGGTCTGCCGGGCGCACCGGCCCCGACGGCCGCACGGGTCGGCCGGGACGAGCTGCTGGCCGCCGCCGGGGTCGGTGAGTCCGAGCTGGCCGAATGGGAGTCGTACGGCCTGGTGGCGCCCTTGCCGGACGGTGGGTACGACGCCGAGGCCGTCACCGTGGCGACCCTGGTGCTCGAACTCGGCAGATTCGGTATCGAACCCCGTCATCTGCGGGCCATGAAGGCGTCCGCCGACCGGGACGCCGGCCTGGTGGACCAGGTCGTGGCCCCCTTGCGGCGGCATCGCAACCCCCAGACCAGGGTCCACGCCCAGGCCCGTACCAGGGAGCTGGCGGAGCTCACCGTACGGCTTCATTCGGCCCTTGTGCAGACGGCCCTCGGGGTGCGTTTGCCCTGACATGACCCCTGATCCGGGGGTGCGTGGGGCCGGTGGCCGGAGTGCCCGACTACCCAAAGGTGCCGGGCACGGCCTAGGGTTGCTGTGTGAACGAGCTCGACGTCGTAGGTGTCCGGGTCGAAATGCCCTCCAACCAACCGATCGTGCTTCTGCGTGAAGTGGGAGGCGACCGCTACCTCCCCATCTGGATCGGGCCTGGGGAGGCGACGGCGATCGCCTTCGCCCAGCAGGGCATGGCCCCCGCACGGCCGCTGACCCACGACCTGTTCAAGGACGTGCTGGAGGCCGTCGGCCAGGAGCTCAGTGAAGTGCGCATCACGGACCTCCGCGAAGGCGTCTTCTACGCGGAGCTGGTCTTCGCGAGCGGCGTCGAGGTCAGTGCCCGTCCGTCCGACGCCATAGCGCTGGCGCTGCGTACCGGTACGCCGATCTACGGCAGCGACGGTGTCCTGGACGACGCCGGGATCGCGATCCCGGACGAGCAGGAGGACGAGGTCGAGAAGTTCCGTGAGTTCCTCGACCAGATCTCGCCGGAGGACTTCGGTACCAACAGCCAGTGACGGCAGGAACCCGCGTCGGTGATCCACACGACCGGCCGGTTCCCGAGGGTCGATCCGGTGACGGGCCGACCCTCTCGGCACATTCGGCTAGCCTTTCCCCACAGCCGGACACGGGAAACCACTCGTAGGGTGATTATCACTCGGCGTGGCGAGTGTGGCGATCGTTGACGCACCCCGAGTGACTGCCTACCGTCGGGAGGGCAGGTCAAGGACGGAGGTCGGCGTGAGAAGCAGCGGCGACGGTACGGCCGGGGGTGCCCCCGGGCGGTTCCTGGGGGAGGGTGGTCCGTACGCGCTCGACAGTGGTCCGACAGGTCATACGGCCGTTCGGCCGACGGCCGTGCCCGGTGACGAGGGCGGTACGGCGGAACAGGTCGGATACCGGGGGCCCACGGCGTGCGCGGCGGCGGGCATCACCTATCGGCAGCTCGACTACTGGGCCCGTACGGGACTCGTGGAGCCCAGTGTGCGGCCCGCCTACGGGTCGGGGACCCAGCGGCTCTACAGCTTCCGGGACGTGGTCGTCCTCAAGGTGGTCAAGCGCTTCCTCGACACGGGCGTGTCCCTCCAGAACATCCGCGCCGCCGTGCGCCATCTACGGGAGCGCGGACTGCGCGACCTGGAGCGCATGACGCTCATGAGCGACGGCGCCACGGTCTACGAGTGCACCTCGCCCGACGAGGTCCACAAGCTGCTCCAGGGCGGCCAGGGGATCTTCGGGATCGCGGTGGGCGTGGTGTGGCAGGACGTCGACACCGCGCTGTCCCAGCTGCACGGCGAGCGCGTCGACACCGGCGAGACGCTGGTCGGACACAATCCGGGCGACGAGCTGGCCCGCCGTCGCAACCGCGCGGTCTGAACCACGGGCGGGGCCCCGGCCCCGCCCGGCGTGCCGTCCGCGGCCGGCGCGGCATTGTCAGTGCCGTAGGGCAGCATCGGAAGGGTGAGGAACGAGCCCACCATCCTGCATCTGGACATGGACGCCTTCTACGCTTCGGCGGAGCAGGCGTCCAAGCCCAGTCTGCGCGGCAAGGCCGTGGTGGTGGGAGGTCTCGGCCCCCGGGGAGTGGTGGCCACCGCCTCGTACGAGGCGCGGCGGTTCGGGGTGCACTCGGCGATGCCGACCGCCCAGGCACGCAGGCTCGCGCCCAACGCCGCCTACCTCGTGCCGCGCTTCGGTTTCTACCGTGACATCAGCGAGCGGGTCATGGGGCTGCTGCGGGAGTTGTCGCCGCTGGTGGAGCCGCTCAGCCTGGACGAGGCCTTCGTGGACCTGAAGGCGGGCGGGGTCGCCTCGGACGAGGTGTCCGCGCGGGCCGTGGGGGAGCGGCTGCGTGCCGATATCCGCGCCGTCACGGGGCTGACGGGCTCGGTGGGGATCGCCGCCTCCAAGATGCTCGCCAAGATCGCGTCGGAGGAGGCCAAGCCGGACGGGCTGGTGCTGATACACGCGGGCACCGAGCGGGCGCTGCTCGCGCCGATGGCGGTCCGGGTGCTGCCCGGGGTCGGGCCCGCCACCGGGGACCATCTGCGCCGGGCGGGCATCACCACGGTCGGTGAGCTGGCGGAGGCGGGCGAGGACGAGCTGGTCCGGATGCTGGGGAAGTCCCACGGGGCGGGGCTGTACGCGATGGCGCTCGCCCGCGACGACCGGCCGGTGGTGGCGGAGCGGGAGACGAAGTCGGTCTCCGTCGAGGACACCTACGACGTGGACATCCATGACCGCACCCGGGTCCGCCTGGAGGTCCAGCGGCTCGCCGCCCGCTGTGTGGGGCGGCTGCGGGCCTCCGGCCACTCGGGACGCACCGTGGTCCTCAAGGTCCGCCGCTACGACTTCTCCACCCTGACCCGCTCCGAGACGCTCCGGGGCCCCACCGACGACCCGTCGGTCGTCCAGGAGGCCGCCGCGCGGCTGCTGGAGTCGGTCGACACCACGGGCGGGGTGCGACTGCTGGGGGTGGGGGTCAGCGGTCTCGCGGACTACACCCAGGAAGACCTCTTCGCGCAGGCGGCGGGTGCGCGGGCCGCCGCCGAGGCGGCGGAGCGGACCGGCAGGGCGGACGCGGCGGCGAGGGCGGAGTCGGCGGACGAGGGCCAGGCCAGGGGGGCCGGGCCGGACGGGTCGCTGATCCATGAGGCGGGTGAGAAGGGTGAGCAGGGCGCCGGCGGGCCCGCCGGGGCGGCGGCCGGGGAGGGCGTAGCGGCGGAGCGGGGGTTCGGTGAGCCGCCGGTGGCGCCGGTGGAGCGGCGGTGGCCGGCCGGGCACGACGTACGGCATGCCGTGCACGGGCCCGGGTGGGTGCAGGGGAGCGGGGTGGGCAGGGTGACCGTGCGTTTCGAGACCCCGCAGTCGGCGCCCGGCCGGGTACGGACGTTCGCCGTCGACGACCGCGACCTGGAGCTGTCCGAGCCGGTGGCGCTGGTGCTTGAGCAGGTACCGCTGGCGGTCGAGCCGGAACCGGAACCGGGGGCGGGGCCGGGGGAGGGGCAGCAACCGGAGGCGGAACGGGGGCAGGGCCGTGGGGCGGAGCCGGAGGCGGAACGGGGGCCTGGGGCGGAGTCCGGACCCGGGGCGGAGTCCGGACCCGGGGCGGGGTCGTCCGTAGCGGATTCGTCGGCCTCGGCCGCTTCGCCCGGGGGCGGGTGACAGGGGGCGGGTGTCGTGGGCGGTGCCGCGCCGGGCTAGCCGTCGTCGGACGGTCGGTCTTCCTCGGCTGTGCCCGCGATCCGGCCGAAGTCCCGGTCGGGGGGTGTGCCGGAGCCGGAGGCCGCGATGTTCAGTCCGTAGTGGTGGTAGAGCTGGAGCTCCTGCTCCGGTGACAGATGGCGGCCCACCCCGAAGTCCGGCGCGTCCCTGATCAGGCCGCGCTCGAAGGGCACCCGCAGCGTGCCCGCCACCAGCTCGCTGGGCTCCAGCGGGACGAAGGCGTCCCGGCTGAACAGCCCGGTCCGTATCGCGGCCCACTCCGGTACGCCGGTGGCATCGTCCAGGTACACCTCGTCGACCGTGCCGAGCTTCGTGCCGTGGAGGTCGAACGCCTTGCGGCCGATCAGGTTGCGCGGATCGATATCGGTCTGCACGTGCCCTCCCGCTCGTCGCAAATCATCCGTAAGCACTACGAAAGAGCAGAATCACGGTCGCGGCCACTCGAAGGCCCGTGCGAGGGTCCCGCTGGTAGGCTGGCAGGCGGCTGTCGACCCTGTGCGGGAGAGTTCCCCGGCTGACGGCCGGGGGCGCCGAAGGAGCAAATCCTCCCCGGAATCTCTCAGGCCCCCAGTACCGCACGGGTGAGGTCACTCTGGAAAGCAGGGCGGGAGTTCCACGACCCCCGCCCTCACCGACGGTGAAAGCCGGGTCCTGGCCCGGTGAAGCTCTCAGGTCGAGATGACAGAGGGGGAGGCCGTCGGGCACCCGCGCCGTGGTGCCCTCGCAGGTCGCGCAGACCAGGAGGCCTCCGCCATGACAGCCAACCGTCCCACGCTCTCCCGTCTCGAACAGGGCATTCCCTTCGAGCGGCGGCACATCGGCCCCGACGTGGAGGCCCGTGCCAAGATGCTCGCGCAGGTCGGGTACGGCTCGCTGGACGAACTGACGGCCGCCGCCGTACCGGATGTGATCAAGAACGCCGAGGCGCTGGCCCTCCCCGGGGCCCGTACCGAGGCCGAGGTCCTCGCCGAGCTGCGCTCCCTCGCGGACCGCAACCAGGTGCTCGGTTCCATGATCGGGCTCGGCTACCACGGTACGTTCACCCCGCCGGTCATCCTCCGCAACGTCATGGAGAACCCGGCCTGGTACACCGCCTACACCCCGTACCAGCCGGAGATCTCGCAGGGCCGGCTGGAGGCGCTGCTGAACTTCCAGACCGTGGTCGCCGAACTGACCGGGCTGCCCACCTCCGGGGCGTCCCTGCTGGACGAGGGGACCGCCGCCGCCGAGGCCATGGCCCTGTCCCGGCGGGTCGGCAAGGTGAAGGACGGTGTCTTCCTGATCGACGCCGACACCCTGCCGCAGACCACCGCCGTCATCCGGACCCGTGCCGAACCCACCGGGGTCGAGGTCGTCGTCGCCGATCTGTCCGCCGGGATCCCGGACGAGGTCGCCGAACGCGGGGTCACCGGGGTCCTCCTCCAGTACCCGGGCGCCTCCGGCGCGGTCCGTGATCTGCGGACCGTCATCGAGCAGGCCCATGAGCTGGGCGCGATCGTCACCGTCGCCGCCGACCTCCTGGCGCTCACCCTGCTCACCCCGCCCGGTGAGCTGGGCGCCGACATCGCCGTCGGCACCACCCAGCGCTTCGGTGTGCCGATGGGCTTCGGCGGACCGCACGCGGGCTTCATGGCCGTCCAGGAGAAGTTCGCCCGCAATCTGCCCGGCAGGCTCGTCGGCGTCTCCGTCGACAGCGACGGCCACCAGGCGCTCCGGCTCGCGCTCCAGACCCGTGAGCAGCACATCCGCCGGGAGAAGGCCACCAGCAACATCTGCACCGCGCAGGTGCTGCTCGCGGTGATGGCCGGGATGTACGCCGTCTACCACGGCCCCGAGGGGCTGCGGACCATCGCCCGGCGCACCCACCGCTACGCCGCGATCCTCGCCGCCGGTCTGCGGCACGCCGGGGTCGAGATCGTGCACGGCGCCTACTTCGACACCCTCACCGCGCGGGTGCCGGGCGAGGCGGAGCGGATCGTGGCCGCCGCCCGCGAGGACGGTGTCAATCTGCGTCTCGTCGACGCCGACCACATCGGCATCGCCTGCGACGAGACGACGACCCGCGCCCAGCTCGGCGTCGTGTGGAGCGCGTTCGGCGCGGAGGCGGACATCGAGGCGCTCGACGCGTCGACCGCCGACACCCTGCCCGGCACACTGCTGCGCTCCGACGACTATCTCGCGCACCCCGTCTTCCAGCAGTACCGCTCCGAGACGTCGATGCTGCGCTATCTGCGCAAGCTGTCGGACCGTGACTACGCGCTGG includes:
- a CDS encoding DUF881 domain-containing protein: MNSEENPDHRLSRELPAEVPAPPAGSDPAASGAPGAGEKGLTGRQRLAKGLWPPRFSRAQLIVALLLAGLGFGLAVQVASTSDSNVLRGARQEDLVRILDELDDRTQRLDDEKRRLEGQRTELETSSDQAEEARKQTVEREKQLGVLAGTVGAEGPGITMAVTDARGAVEARMLLDAVQELRAAGAEAIQVNGVRVVAGTYLSDGGGEGVSVDGTDIRPPYRFKVIGRPQDLEPALNIPGGVVQTLEKEQAGVTVTRAEKIIVDALRPAKRPDYARSSSE
- a CDS encoding mannose-1-phosphate guanyltransferase, which gives rise to MKAVVMAGGEGTRLRPMTSSMPKPLLPVVNRPIMEHVLRLLKRHGLTETVVTVQFLASLVKNYFGDGEELGMDLTYANEEKPLGTAGSVKNAEEALKDDAFLVISGDALTDFDLTELINFHKEKGALVTVCLTRVPNPLEFGITIVDEEGKVERFLEKPTWGQVFSDTVNTGIYVMEPEVFDYVEADTSVDWSGDVFPQLMKEGKPIYGFIAEGYWEDVGTHESYVKAQADVLERKVDVELDGFEISPGVWVAEGAEVHPDAVLRGPLYIGDYAKVEADVEIREHTVVGSNVVVKTGAFLHKAVLHDNVYIGQHSNLRGCVIGKNTDIMRAARIEDGAVIGDECLVGEESIVQGNVRVYPFKTIEAGAFVNTSVIWESRGQAHLFGARGVSGILNVEITPELAVRLAGAYATTLKKGSTVTTARDHSRGARALKRAVISALQASAIDVRDLENVPLPVARQQTARGSAGGIMIRTSPGVPDSVDIMFFDGRGADLSQASQRKLDRVYARQEYRRAFPGEIGDLHFPASVFDSYTGSLLRNVDTSGIAEAGLKVVVDASNGSAGLVLPSLLGKLGVDSLVINPGLDEARPTETADARRSGLVRLGEIVASARAAFGVRFDPVGERVSLVDEKGRIVEDDRALLVMLDLVAAERRSGRVALPVTTTRIAEQVAAYHGTQVDWTTTSPDDLTRVGREESTIFGGDGRGGFIVPEFSSVFDGAAAFVRLIGLVARTQLTLSQIDARIPRAHVLKRDVATPWAVKGLVMRRVVEEAGDRSVDTTDGVRVVETDGRWVLVLPDRAEAVTHLWAEGPDDASAQALLDEWSAVVESAGE
- the ftsR gene encoding transcriptional regulator FtsR; translated protein: MLHTPSGGAGHGAAAADGRLMSIGTVLNTLRDEFPEVTISKIRFLEAEGLVEPQRTASGYRKFGPRDVERLAQVLRMQRDHYLPLRVIREHLDAVERGEALPLPSPGPAAGEPADESRSPGLPGAPAPTAARVGRDELLAAAGVGESELAEWESYGLVAPLPDGGYDAEAVTVATLVLELGRFGIEPRHLRAMKASADRDAGLVDQVVAPLRRHRNPQTRVHAQARTRELAELTVRLHSALVQTALGVRLP
- a CDS encoding bifunctional nuclease family protein, which codes for MNELDVVGVRVEMPSNQPIVLLREVGGDRYLPIWIGPGEATAIAFAQQGMAPARPLTHDLFKDVLEAVGQELSEVRITDLREGVFYAELVFASGVEVSARPSDAIALALRTGTPIYGSDGVLDDAGIAIPDEQEDEVEKFREFLDQISPEDFGTNSQ
- a CDS encoding FHA domain-containing protein, yielding MSGGYGRCEDVRVGRCVQSGFVLPHGRVCFGQGESPVKLFAKLFGKSARQDRGNATARHRAPRSGDEGQSGERPLFRDQVGAPGGDIPGGPGASSGDPASAGRIGFGDSSAPGAGGGFAPDPYGSPGGQRQEGQSMPLVCTRCGNRNAEASRFCSNCGAPLRGGAERPSETTSTISISGLEAYDAEVTGQTPSPSLSPEAQAAVDALPLGSALLVVRRGPNSGSRFLLDGELTTAGRHPQSDIFLDDVTVSRRHVEFRRGTDGLFTVSDVGSLNGTYVNRERIDEVRLSNGDEVQIGKYRLVFYASQRGI
- a CDS encoding DUF881 domain-containing protein; this encodes MSLLTNVMDHSLDDGYAEAAARKRAQGGGGGLPKTLRARLGLGAGLVLAALVVTVGAAQARVTAPVIAKEREELIDRIEDETAAADKLEKNVDTLRDDVDDRRREALRHEEGADDLIGVLAGSAAVHGPGVKLSVDDAKEADGNGDGPRGTSGFSDTGRVKDRDLQRVVNGLWQSGAEAVSINGQRLTALSAIRAAGDAILVDNRPLVPPYTILAVGDGERLSTRFQNSPDGLYLNALQENFGVRTGISTHKELRLPAAPSVIVRTAQPRTEKGTQ
- the pgsA gene encoding CDP-diacylglycerol--glycerol-3-phosphate 3-phosphatidyltransferase; this translates as MEVQETRVQTDRVLTIPNILSMARLLGVPLFLWLILRPEFGGPKSDGWALLVLMLSGISDYLDGKLARRWNQVSKLGRLLDPAADRLYILSTLVGLTWREILPLWLTAVLLARELVLLVMVGILRRHGYPPPQVNFLGKAATFNLMCAFPLLLLGDGNGWIASLAAVFGWAFAGWGTTLYWWAGVLYMVQVRRLVRADTMAG
- a CDS encoding small basic family protein; translation: MIAVLGLVLGVVAGLLVRPEVPAVVEPYLPIAVVAALDAVFGGLRAMLDGIFDDKVFVVSFLSNVVVAALIVFLGDELGVGAQLSTGVVVVLGIRIFSNAAAIRRHVFRA